One Melanotaenia boesemani isolate fMelBoe1 chromosome 8, fMelBoe1.pri, whole genome shotgun sequence DNA segment encodes these proteins:
- the LOC121645319 gene encoding vasoactive intestinal polypeptide receptor-like, with product MLAQFLRFIFLLYSCILLEPVFSTQSQMCDLILEIDKEKNMCEAQIENKTTGCSGTWDKITCWPSADIGEVVTIPCPKYLFYFSGDVPPRNLSKTCTADGWTPISMDSYIMDCDYNPNNTVDENSGEFFGAIKVGYTVGHSVSLISLTVAIVILCLFRKLHCTRNYIHMHLFVSLILKAVTVFIKDVVLYDVGETDNCQSSVGCKAVVVFFQYGVMASYFWLLVEGLYLHALLAVSFFSERKYFWWYILIGWGAPTIFISAWVITKAYLNHPGCWETIDDNPWWIIKTPILVAILVNFFLFICIIRILRQKMNCPDIGRKESNQYSRLAKSTLLLIPLFGINYIIFAFIPDHLHPHIRMVFDLVLGSFQGFVVAILYCFLNGEVQSEIKRKWRRWMLQRFLGADTKYQQPSIGSNGNNFSTQITMSTKCSPTTRRASACQEHLSAI from the exons ATGTTGGCCcaatttttaaggtttattttCCTCCTTTACTCCTGCATATTACTGGAACCC GTGTTTTCAACACAGAGTCAGATGTGTGACCTGATTCTGGAAATAGACAAGGAGAAAAACATGTGTGAGGCTCagattgaaaacaaaacaacag GTTGCAGTGGGACGTGGGACAAGATCACCTGCTGGCCCAGTGCTGACATCGGAGAGGTGGTCACCATCCCCTGCCCCAAATATCTTTTCTATTTCTCTGGGGACGTACCTCCAC GAAATCTGTCAAAGACCTGCACTGCAGATGGCTGGACCCCGATCAGTATGGACTCCTACATAATGGACTGTGATTATAATCCCAACAACACTGTGGATGAAAATTCT GGGGAATTCTTCGGCGCCATCAAAGTGGGTTACACTGTCGGTCACAGCGTGTCACTCATTTCTCTGACAGTCGCCATCGTCATACTGTGTCTCTTCCG GAAGCTGCACTGCACAAGAAACTACATCCACATGCATCTGTTTGTGTCTCTCATACTGAAAGCTGTGACTGTCTTCATCAAGGATGTTGTTCTGTATGATGTCGGTGAGACAGACAATTGTCAGTCATCA GTGGGCTGCAAGGCAGTGGTGGTCTTCTTCCAGTATGGGGTCATGGCGAGTTACTTCTGGCTGCTGGTGGAGGGTCTCTATCTTCACGCCTTGTTAGCCGTCTCCTTCTTCTCTGAGAGGAAGTACTTCTGGTGGTACATCCTGATTGGTTGGG GGGCGCCAACCATCTTTATCTCTGCTTGGGTGATAACAAAGGCTTATTTAAACCACCCAGG ATGCTGGGAAACAATTGACGACAATCCTTGGTGGATCATCAAAACACCTATTTTAGTTGCCATACTT GTGaactttttcctcttcatttgtATAATCCGAATATTGCGACAGAAAATGAATTGCCCTGACATCGGAAGGAAGGAGTCCAATCAGTACTC GAGACTGGCTAAATCTACGCTGTTGTTGATACCTCTATTTGGCATAAACTACATAATATTTGCCTTTATCCCTGACCACCTCCACCCACACATCAGGATGGTGTTCGATCTTGTACTTGGGTCATTTCAG GGTTTTGTTGTTGCAATCTTGTACTGCTTCCTGAATGGAGAG gtgcagtcagAGATTAAGCGTAAGTGGCGCAGATGGATGCTGCAGCGTTTCCTGGGCGCTGACACTAAGTACCAGCAGCCCTCCATTGGCAGCAATGGCAACAATTTCAGCACCCAGATTACCATGTCTACCAAATGCAGCCCCACAACACGACGAGCATCTGCATGTCAGGAGCACCTCTCTGCCATTTAA